One window from the genome of Desulfobacterales bacterium encodes:
- a CDS encoding PAS domain S-box protein — MFTEIFMMSHLNPDNKNTTRCYKFVLFFFLAQIVFANMTMAQNQRIIVGVLENWPPQYMTDPKTKEPTGFAVDVIRETARLSGLDISYEVFKEWPVLNQALREKKIDVIPNMGIIEERENLFKFTIPVETTKISFFVRKTSNDINSEKDLTGRAISVVETNKGRFLMEERGWGNLKIYQSFDEALMSVVSGISDGIVYPDPPFMNILEQYGLSDRIKVVGEPLLEIKRAIAVQSDHSDLVNKLNDAVKVLVASAKYQEIYSRWYGKPAPFWTVKLVAVIMGISISIIGLALLAWRYYSVMKLNKSLLVQTQKRNIAEKALHESREDLMESQRIAHVGSWRLDIKSNQVVWSEELYKMYGFDHALPPPPYTEHQKLFTPESWDRLSAALNNTIDKGIPFELELETVREDGSHGWMWVHGQTLLNAKGEIVGLRGAAQDITDRKRAEASLEESQKIYRIIAENMADIITTMDMNLRFTYVSPSIIRLRGFTVEEALEQTIDQIMTPDSFQLLADAFEEELRLEETATADPDRTLILELEEYKKDGSTIWVENKASFIRDKDQKPIGILIVSRDISKRRRAEEELKDISSHQETLLSAIPDIVVEVDNDKIYTWANQSGYDFFGDDLIGKEASCYFEGEQDTYKSVKPIFKGEEDVVHLESWQRRKDGEKRLLAWWCKVLKDKTGRAQGALSTARDITDQVKMQEQFFAKPKKWSPWGGWPAEWLTTTTTCSASSSDLRRSPWKKRPQMILCRKI; from the coding sequence ATGTTTACGGAGATTTTTATGATGAGCCATTTAAATCCTGACAACAAAAACACCACCCGCTGTTATAAATTCGTTCTGTTTTTCTTTCTCGCACAAATTGTATTCGCCAACATGACGATGGCTCAAAATCAGCGGATTATTGTCGGGGTATTGGAAAACTGGCCGCCACAATACATGACAGATCCAAAAACCAAGGAGCCGACAGGATTTGCCGTTGATGTCATAAGAGAAACAGCACGGTTGAGCGGCTTGGATATCAGCTATGAAGTTTTTAAAGAATGGCCGGTGTTAAATCAGGCGTTGCGTGAAAAGAAAATCGATGTGATTCCAAATATGGGTATCATTGAGGAGCGAGAAAATCTTTTTAAATTTACGATACCGGTTGAAACGACAAAAATATCGTTTTTCGTCAGGAAAACATCAAATGATATCAATAGCGAAAAGGATTTAACCGGACGAGCAATCAGTGTGGTCGAAACAAATAAGGGCCGGTTTTTAATGGAAGAAAGGGGATGGGGGAATTTAAAAATTTATCAGTCTTTTGATGAGGCGCTGATGTCAGTGGTATCCGGAATATCAGATGGGATTGTTTATCCCGACCCTCCGTTCATGAATATTTTGGAGCAGTACGGCCTCAGCGACAGGATCAAGGTGGTGGGTGAGCCGCTACTTGAAATCAAACGGGCGATAGCCGTTCAAAGTGACCATTCAGACCTGGTCAACAAATTGAACGATGCAGTGAAGGTGCTGGTGGCTTCAGCGAAATACCAAGAGATTTATTCGAGGTGGTATGGAAAACCAGCGCCATTTTGGACCGTCAAGCTGGTGGCTGTCATTATGGGAATTTCCATTTCTATTATCGGTCTGGCATTATTGGCCTGGCGTTATTATTCCGTTATGAAGCTGAATAAAAGCCTGCTTGTTCAAACTCAAAAACGCAACATCGCTGAAAAGGCTCTCCATGAGAGCAGAGAAGACTTAATGGAATCGCAGCGAATTGCCCATGTGGGCAGTTGGCGTTTGGATATTAAAAGCAATCAGGTCGTTTGGTCGGAAGAGCTCTATAAAATGTATGGTTTTGACCACGCACTTCCTCCCCCGCCTTACACCGAACATCAGAAGCTGTTTACTCCTGAGAGTTGGGACAGATTGTCTGCTGCCCTGAACAACACGATAGATAAGGGAATTCCCTTCGAGCTTGAGCTGGAAACTGTACGGGAGGATGGAAGCCATGGATGGATGTGGGTACACGGCCAAACCTTACTTAATGCAAAAGGCGAGATTGTTGGTCTCCGTGGAGCGGCTCAAGACATTACCGACCGCAAGCGGGCAGAGGCGTCTCTGGAAGAAAGCCAGAAAATATATCGTATCATCGCTGAAAACATGGCAGACATTATCACAACGATGGATATGAATCTACGCTTTACCTATGTCAGCCCGTCAATCATACGATTGCGAGGTTTCACTGTTGAGGAGGCTCTTGAACAAACGATAGACCAAATTATGACACCGGATTCCTTTCAGCTTCTTGCCGACGCCTTTGAAGAGGAACTCCGGCTGGAAGAAACTGCAACGGCTGATCCTGACAGAACCCTAATCTTGGAATTGGAAGAATACAAAAAAGATGGTTCCACGATCTGGGTTGAGAACAAGGCATCATTCATCCGGGACAAGGACCAAAAGCCTATCGGAATCCTCATCGTGTCTCGTGACATTTCCAAACGCAGACGAGCAGAAGAGGAGTTGAAGGATATTTCTTCACATCAGGAGACTCTTTTGTCTGCAATTCCGGACATTGTCGTGGAAGTGGACAATGATAAAATATATACTTGGGCGAATCAATCCGGCTATGATTTTTTTGGAGATGACCTAATCGGCAAAGAAGCCAGTTGCTACTTTGAGGGCGAACAAGATACCTATAAGTCAGTGAAGCCGATATTCAAAGGCGAAGAAGATGTCGTTCATCTGGAGAGCTGGCAGCGACGGAAGGATGGAGAGAAACGCCTGCTTGCTTGGTGGTGTAAAGTGCTGAAGGATAAAACAGGAAGAGCACAGGGAGCCCTGTCCACAGCTCGAGATATCACTGATCAGGTGAAAATGCAGGAACAATTTTTCGCCAAG
- a CDS encoding AarF/ABC1/UbiB kinase family protein, translated as MLSIRKIGVIGRTYRHLNRYRQILSILIKYGFEDLVDRLKIDQYIEVGLQMISRKKIEREGKLTGSEKIRMVLEELGSTYIKLGQVLSTRPDLMPAAIIRELSKLQDDVPPFSYPEVKRIVEKELSLPIGALFESFEEAPFGSASIGQVHKARLKDGESVAVKVQRPGTKKIIEVDLEIMLHLATLMERHVEELAFHRPVKIVEEFARTLEKETDYTIEAANLERFARNFLGDPTLYIPKVFHGLTTTRVLTMELVDGIKVSDVDQLDAAGLDRKAITERGADLILKQVFDHGFFHADPHPGNIFVLPYNVICLLDFGMAGSVDRTTREDFVELIDSVVRQDAYRSAQVLLKLTTWDAEPDLRLLEKEVAEFMGKHLYKPLKEIRVGKLIQHLFEMVSTHRLRIPPDIFLMMKAISTVEGVALMLDPDFDMIARATPFIQKVKMARFYPDRIANDLIRITAELFQFAQQFPRDVLEITRLIKQQKLTIKMEHEGMRDMMATHDQISNRISFSIIIAALIVGSALIVISKTPPFIYGISFIGIIGFLAAALMGIWLLVAILKKGRL; from the coding sequence ATGCTCAGCATAAGAAAAATCGGTGTTATCGGCCGAACCTACCGCCATCTGAACCGCTATCGTCAAATCCTGTCGATTTTAATTAAGTATGGATTTGAGGACCTGGTGGACCGCCTCAAGATTGATCAGTACATTGAGGTCGGTCTGCAGATGATTTCCCGGAAAAAGATTGAACGGGAAGGAAAGCTGACCGGTTCCGAAAAAATACGGATGGTGCTTGAAGAGCTGGGTTCCACGTATATCAAGTTGGGCCAGGTCCTGTCCACCCGGCCGGATTTGATGCCGGCTGCCATCATCCGGGAGCTTTCCAAGCTCCAGGATGATGTGCCCCCTTTTTCTTATCCGGAAGTAAAACGAATTGTAGAAAAAGAGCTCTCTTTGCCAATTGGAGCGCTTTTTGAGTCTTTTGAAGAAGCCCCCTTTGGATCAGCGTCCATCGGCCAGGTCCACAAGGCGCGCCTGAAAGACGGCGAATCCGTGGCCGTTAAGGTGCAGCGGCCCGGCACCAAAAAGATAATCGAGGTCGATCTTGAAATTATGCTTCACCTGGCGACTCTGATGGAACGGCATGTGGAGGAACTGGCGTTTCACCGGCCCGTCAAGATTGTTGAAGAATTCGCCCGGACCCTTGAAAAGGAGACCGACTATACCATTGAAGCTGCGAACCTGGAGCGATTTGCCCGCAACTTTTTAGGCGACCCCACGCTTTATATCCCCAAAGTATTCCACGGGCTGACGACCACCCGGGTCTTGACCATGGAACTGGTGGACGGCATCAAGGTTTCCGACGTCGATCAGCTCGACGCCGCGGGGCTCGATCGAAAGGCCATCACCGAGCGGGGAGCGGACCTCATCCTCAAGCAGGTATTTGATCACGGATTTTTTCATGCCGACCCGCACCCGGGGAATATTTTTGTGCTTCCCTACAATGTCATCTGTCTGCTGGACTTCGGCATGGCGGGATCCGTTGACCGCACGACCCGGGAAGACTTTGTGGAGCTGATCGACAGCGTGGTCCGGCAGGATGCGTATCGGTCAGCCCAGGTCCTGCTGAAGCTGACCACCTGGGATGCTGAACCGGACCTTCGCCTGCTGGAAAAAGAAGTCGCCGAGTTCATGGGAAAGCATTTATACAAACCGCTGAAGGAAATTCGGGTCGGCAAGCTGATTCAGCATCTCTTCGAAATGGTTTCCACCCATCGGCTCCGGATTCCGCCGGATATCTTCCTGATGATGAAAGCAATCAGCACGGTGGAAGGGGTGGCCCTGATGCTGGACCCGGATTTTGATATGATCGCCCGGGCGACCCCCTTTATACAAAAGGTCAAGATGGCGCGGTTTTATCCGGACCGCATCGCAAACGATTTGATTCGAATCACGGCGGAGCTGTTTCAGTTTGCCCAGCAGTTTCCCCGGGATGTCCTTGAAATTACCCGGTTGATCAAGCAGCAGAAGCTCACGATTAAAATGGAGCACGAGGGCATGCGCGATATGATGGCAACCCACGACCAGATCAGCAACCGGATTTCCTTTTCCATCATCATTGCCGCCCTGATTGTGGGGTCGGCCCTGATCGTCATTTCCAAAACGCCTCCCTTTATTTACGGCATCTCCTTTATCGGCATCATCGGTTTTTTAGCCGCCGCCCTCATGGGCATCTGGCTGCTGGTGGCGATTTTGAAAAAGGGAAGATTATAA
- a CDS encoding acyl-CoA dehydrogenase family protein, which produces MDFELSKSQKEIQKAARDFTRGEFDKELALELDRKHEFPKKIWQKAAELGFLGIHFPEKYSGQGLGVLENIIIADEFCRRDSTIGSAVILAGFASECILRFGSEELKEKFLPPVAEGRMLSAGAFTEPDHGSDITFMDTSAVREGEEWVINGTKTFITNGGLAGFYTVLCQTDPNAQPTYRGISMILVEADREGVTATDVGEKMGIRMMATAEMNFKNVRVPVSNLIGKEGRGFYQVLEFFDESRILVAAQALGTAQGAFDRALDYVKQREQFGKKIAQFQVTQHKLADMATKIELARLITYKAAWNYDQGGRIDPKLTSMAKMFAAKTAVEVADEAIQLLGGYGYMAEYEVERFYRDAKITEIYEGTKEIQKNTIASALIGKI; this is translated from the coding sequence ATGGACTTTGAACTGAGCAAATCACAGAAAGAGATTCAAAAAGCGGCCAGGGATTTTACCAGGGGAGAATTTGACAAGGAACTTGCTTTGGAACTCGACAGAAAGCACGAGTTCCCCAAAAAAATCTGGCAAAAAGCAGCCGAACTGGGCTTTCTGGGGATTCATTTTCCGGAAAAATATTCCGGCCAAGGCCTGGGCGTGCTGGAAAATATCATTATTGCCGATGAATTCTGCCGGCGGGATTCCACCATCGGCAGCGCTGTTATTCTTGCCGGCTTTGCATCCGAATGCATCCTACGCTTTGGTTCTGAAGAACTGAAGGAAAAGTTCTTGCCGCCCGTGGCCGAAGGCAGGATGCTGTCCGCCGGCGCTTTTACGGAGCCGGACCATGGATCGGACATTACGTTCATGGATACCAGCGCGGTCAGGGAAGGGGAAGAGTGGGTGATCAACGGCACCAAAACCTTTATTACCAATGGCGGGCTGGCCGGTTTTTATACCGTTCTGTGCCAGACCGACCCCAATGCCCAACCGACCTATCGCGGCATCAGCATGATTCTGGTGGAAGCCGACCGGGAAGGTGTGACCGCCACGGATGTGGGCGAAAAAATGGGTATTCGCATGATGGCCACTGCGGAGATGAATTTTAAAAATGTGCGGGTCCCGGTATCGAACCTCATCGGTAAAGAGGGCCGGGGGTTTTATCAGGTCCTGGAATTTTTCGATGAAAGCCGCATCCTGGTGGCTGCCCAGGCCCTGGGTACGGCCCAGGGGGCTTTTGACCGCGCCCTGGATTATGTGAAGCAAAGAGAACAGTTTGGCAAAAAAATCGCGCAGTTTCAGGTTACCCAGCACAAACTGGCCGATATGGCCACCAAGATTGAACTGGCCCGGCTGATTACCTACAAGGCTGCCTGGAACTATGATCAGGGAGGGCGCATTGATCCCAAGCTGACATCCATGGCCAAAATGTTTGCGGCAAAGACCGCCGTGGAGGTGGCTGACGAGGCCATTCAATTGCTGGGCGGATACGGGTATATGGCGGAGTATGAAGTCGAACGGTTTTACCGGGATGCCAAGATTACGGAAATTTACGAGGGAACCAAGGAGATACAGAAAAATACGATTGCCAGTGCGCTGATAGGAAAAATCTAA
- a CDS encoding AAA family ATPase → MAFSIALAGKGGTGKTTVAGLLIKYLVKNGKTPVLAVDADSNANLNEVVGLTVTDTLGNSREEMRKGKVPSGMTKDVFMSMKLEQAVIESAGYDLVVMGQPEGPGCYCAANTLLTGFLERLTGNYPYIVMDNEAGLEHISRLTTSNVDILLIVSDTSRRGLQAAIRINDLAKTLNIGVTKCYAVINRVKEKPDKTVLELLSQAGLELAGTIPENQSVYEYDLNGQPTIEMPEDNPAVKEAFAIFDRVIG, encoded by the coding sequence ATGGCTTTTTCAATTGCACTGGCCGGCAAAGGGGGCACAGGGAAAACCACTGTAGCCGGCCTGCTGATTAAATACCTGGTAAAGAACGGTAAAACCCCGGTCCTGGCGGTTGATGCCGACAGCAATGCCAACCTGAACGAAGTGGTCGGCCTAACCGTTACAGACACCCTGGGCAACTCCCGCGAAGAAATGAGAAAAGGCAAGGTTCCCAGCGGCATGACCAAAGACGTGTTTATGTCCATGAAGCTGGAGCAGGCCGTTATCGAATCCGCCGGCTATGACTTGGTTGTTATGGGACAACCCGAGGGTCCGGGATGTTACTGCGCCGCCAACACCCTGCTGACCGGATTCCTGGAAAGGCTTACGGGAAATTACCCTTACATCGTCATGGATAACGAAGCCGGCCTTGAACATATCAGCCGCCTGACCACCAGCAACGTTGATATTCTGCTGATCGTTTCCGACACTTCACGGCGCGGTCTGCAGGCAGCCATCCGTATTAATGACCTGGCCAAGACCCTTAATATCGGCGTGACCAAATGCTATGCGGTAATCAACCGGGTTAAAGAAAAACCGGACAAGACGGTTTTGGAACTGCTCAGCCAGGCCGGTTTAGAGCTTGCCGGAACCATACCTGAGAATCAAAGCGTCTATGAATATGATCTGAATGGACAGCCGACCATTGAAATGCCGGAGGACAACCCCGCAGTAAAAGAAGCTTTTGCCATTTTCGACAGAGTTATCGGCTAA